A single region of the Sorghum bicolor cultivar BTx623 chromosome 9, Sorghum_bicolor_NCBIv3, whole genome shotgun sequence genome encodes:
- the LOC8065902 gene encoding probable tRNA N6-adenosine threonylcarbamoyltransferase, producing the protein MSSSPSPANRRPAGPLALGLESSANKIGIGVVSLSGDILSNPRHTYVTPPGHGFLPRETAQHHLAHLLPLLRAALAEAGVAPADLACVCYTKGPGMGGPLQVAAAAARALSLLWRKPLVAVNHCVAHIEMGRAVTGAVDPVVLYVSGGNTQVIAYSEGRYRIFGETIDIAVGNCLDRFARVLELSNDPSPGYNIEQLAKKGEKFIDLPYAVKGMDVSFSGILSFIEATAIEKLKNNECTPADLCYSLQETVFAMLVEITERAMAHCDSKDVLIVGGVGCNERLQEMMRIMCSERGGRLFATDDRYCIDNGAMIAYTGLLAYAHGATTPLEESTFTQRFRTDEVHAIWREKEMPVLNNIHSDAMAEVSKDEASMPTPIVVDS; encoded by the exons ATGTCCTCGTCGCCGTCTCCGGCGAACCGCCGTCCCGCGGGCCCGCTGGCGCTAGGGCTGGAGTCCTCGGCGAACAAGATCGGCATCGGCGTGGTCTCCCTGTCGGGGGACATCCTCTCCAACCCGCGGCACACCTACGTGACCCCGCCGGGCCACGGCTTCCTTCCCCGGGAGACGGCGCAGCACCACCTCGCGCACCTCCTGCCTCTCCTCCGCGCCGCGCTCGCCGAGGCCGGTGTGGCCCCCGCTGACCTCGCGTGCGTCTGCTACACTAAGGGCCCCGGCATGGGCGGGCCTCTCCAggtcgccgccgcggccgcccgCGCGCTCTCCCTGCTCTGGAGGAAGCCGCTCGTGGCGGTCAACCACTGCGTTGCGCACATCGAGATGGGCCGCGCGGTCACTGGGGCCGTGGACCCCGTCGTGCTCTAcgtctccggcggaaacacgcaGGTTATCGCCTACAGCGAGGGGAGGTACAGGATCTTCGGGGAAACGATTGATATTGCCGTCGGGAACTGCCTTGATCGGTTTGCCAGGGTCCTTGAGCTCTCCAATGACCCTAGCCCCGGGTATAACATCGAGCAG CTTGCAAAGAAGGGAGAAAAATTCATTGATCTCCCTTATGCTGTGAAGGGTATGGATGTGTCATTCAGCGGCATATTGAGCTTTATTGAAGCTACGGCGATTGAAAAGCTTAAAAATAATGAGTGCACACCTGCGGACCTATGCTACTCATTGCAG GAAACCGTCTTTGCCATGCTTGTTGAAATTACTGAACGTGCCATGGCGCACTGTGATTCAAAGGACGTTCTTATTGTTGGTGGCGTCGGTTGCAATGAACGTTTACAGGAGATGATGAGGATTATGTGCTCAGAAAGAGGGGGTAGACTCTTTGCAACTGATGACCGCTATTGTATAGACAATGGGGCAATGATTGCATACACTGGTTTACTGGCGTATGCACATGGTGCGACCACTCCCCTGGAGGAGTCGACATTTACGCAAAGATTCCGAACTGATGAAGTTCATGCGATTTGGAGAGAGAAGGAGATGCCAGTGCTAAATAACATCCATTCAGATGCAATGGCTGAAGTATCTAAAGATGAAGCCTCCATGCCAACACCAATCGTTGTAGATTCCTGA